GCCGGCGTCTCCTTCGCGGGATATCCGGATCGTCAGGTTCGTCGTCTGCGCTCGCCATGGCAGCCGCGTCGGTGGCGGCGGCCGGGGCGCCGTTGAACATCGCAAAGCTCGCGGTGCGGTCGGCAAGCGACAGCTCGATCTGGCGACGCTCGATCTTGGTCACCTTCCAGCCGCCGATGTCGTCTCCGACGCGGACGCCGACGATCCTGTCGCCGTTGGCGCGGACCATCGCGCGCGCGCCGCCGGATTCGGACACGATGCCGTACAGCGCCACTTGCGGTGGCTGTGGCGGCGGTGCGGGCGGAGGCGGCGGCGCTGCGGCCACCCGAGGCGGTGCGGGCGGCCGCCGCTGGGCCGAGAACAGCGGTCGTTCGCGCGTCGTCGAGAGACCTTCGAGCGATTGCGCGGCGAGCGGATTGGCCGCCTGTTGCGCGGCCGCGCCGGTGCAGAAAGCGAGCGGCAACAAGGCGGCGACGGCGATGATAATGCGCGGGATCATGCGGTGCCCTTCCGCCACAGAGCGCGGATGCCCAGAGTCACGCGCAGCACGGGATCCGGCCGCGCGCTTCCCATGCCGGCGTTCGGCAGCTGCACCGCGACCGAGTCGACGAACACGTAAGGCGTGCCGGTCTCGAGCTGATAGAGCAGCGTCTGCAGCGCGCCGATCGTTGTGGTCAGTGTTGCCTGCAGACGGATGGTCTCGGGTGAATCGTCGCGGCTGGTGGGCTGTACGCCGGAGGACACGACCTCGGCATTCTGCGCCGTGGCAAGCTGCGCGAGATAGGCCTGCAACTCGGCGCCGGCGAGGCCTTGCGTCTGCGTGGTCAGAAACGCGCTGGCCGGCGCCGCGGGATTGCGCACCGGTCCGCGGCCCTTGGCGCCGCCGCCGACTCGTTTCTCAAGCTGCGCCAGCGCGTCCTGCTTCTCGCCGAGCTCGGCCAGCGCCTCGGAGCGCACGCCCAACGACCACGTCACGGCGGTGACGCAAAGGATGACGACCGCAGCCACAATCGAAAGCGCGACGAGCTGTTCGCGATTGAGTCCGGGATCAAACTTCTTGAGGTCGAACGTCTTGAGATCGAATTTGAGCGACATGTCACTTCCCGGCGAAATTGAGCCGCCGCTCCTGGTTGGCTTCGATGTTG
The Rhodoplanes sp. Z2-YC6860 genome window above contains:
- the gspM gene encoding type II secretion system protein GspM, giving the protein MSLKFDLKTFDLKKFDPGLNREQLVALSIVAAVVILCVTAVTWSLGVRSEALAELGEKQDALAQLEKRVGGGAKGRGPVRNPAAPASAFLTTQTQGLAGAELQAYLAQLATAQNAEVVSSGVQPTSRDDSPETIRLQATLTTTIGALQTLLYQLETGTPYVFVDSVAVQLPNAGMGSARPDPVLRVTLGIRALWRKGTA